DNA from Asanoa sp. WMMD1127:
GGCGACGTGATGGGTCAGTTCCACCCGCACGGCGACTCCGCGATCTACGACGCCCTGGTCCGGATGGCGCAGACCTGGTCGCTGCGCTACCCGCTGGTCGACGGCAACGGCAACTTCGGCTCGCCGGGCAACGACCCCGCCGCGGCCATGCGATACACCGAGTGCAAGCTCGACCCGCTGGCCATGGAGATGCTCCGGGACATCGACGAGGACACCGTCGACTTCCAGGACAACTACGACGGCCGGGCCAAGGAGCCGGTGATCCTCCCGTCGCGGATCCCGAACCTGCTGGTCAACGGCGCTGAGGGCATCGCGGTCGGCATGGCCACCAAGATCCCGCCGCACAACCTGCGCGAGATCGCCGACGCGGTCAAGTGGTGCCTCGACAACCCGGACGCCGACGAGCCGACCACGTTGGAAGCACTGCTCGGCATCGTCAAGGGCCCCGACTTCCCGACGTACGGCCTCATCGTGGGCACGCAGGCCATCCAGGACGCGTACCGCACGGGTCGTGGCTCGATCCGCATGCGCGCGGTGGTCGAGGTCGAGGAGGACAAGAAGGGTCGCGCCTGCCTCGTCGTCAGCGAGCTGCCCTATCAGGTCAACCCCGACAACCTGGCCGAGCGGATCGCCGAGCTGATCCGCGAGGGCAAGATCGCCGGCATCGCCGACATCCGGGACGAGTCCTCGGGCCGCACCGGTATGCGGATCGTGATCGTGCTCCGCCGCGACGCGGTCGCCAAGGTCGTGCTGAACAACCTCTACAAGCACACCCAGCTGCAGGAGACGTTCGGCGCCAACATGCTGGCGCTGGTCGACGGCGTGCCGCGCACGCTCAACCTCGCGCAGTTCATCCGCTACTACGTCGAACACCAGATCGACGTCATCCAGCGGCGCACCGCCTATCGCCTGCGCAAGGCCGAGGAGCGCGCGCACATCCTGCGCGGCCTGGTCAAGGCGCTGGACGCGCTCGACGAGGTCATCGCCCTGATCCGGCGCTCGCCGACCGTCGAGGACGCCCGCGGCGGCCTGCGCGACCTGCTCGACATCGACGACATCCAGGCGACCGCGATCCTCGACATGCAGCTGCGCCGCCTGGCTGCCCTCGAGCGGCAGAAGATCATCGACGAGTTGGCGAAGATCGAGATCGACATCGCCGACCTGCGCGACATCCTCGCCAAGCCGGAGCGCCAGCGGAAGATCATCTCTGACGAGCTCAGCGAGATCGTGGCCAAGTGGGGCGACGACCGCCGCACCAAGATCGTCCCGTTCGACGGCGAGGTCTCCATGGAGGACCTCATCGCGCGCGAGGACGTGGTCGTCACCATCACCCGCACCGGGTACGCGAAGCGCACCAAGGTCGACCTCTACCGCTCGCAGCGGCGGGGCGGCAAGGGCGTCAGCGGAGCCGGGCTGCGGCAGGACGACATCGTCAGCCACTTCTTCGTGTGCTCCACACACGACTGGATCCTGTTCTTCACCAACAAGGGCCGGGTCTACCGGGCCAAGGCGTACGAGCTGCCCGAAGCCAGTCGCACCGCCCGCGGCCAGCACGTGGCCAACCTGCTGGCCTTCCAGCCGGACGAGCACATCGCACAGGTGATCGAGATCGCCAACTACGGCGTGGCGCCCTACCTGGTGCTCGCCACTCGTGGGGGCCTGGTCAAGAAGACCAAGCTGGAGGAGTTCGACTCCAACCGGTCGGGCGGCATCATCGCGATCAACCTGCGCGACGAGGACGAGCTGGTCGGCGCCGGGCTCGCGGGTCCCGACGACGATCTGCTGCTGGTCTCCAAGATGGCGCAGGCGATCCGGTTCAACGCGACCGACGACGCTCTGCGCCCGATGGGCCGCGCCACCTCGGGCGTGATCGGCATGCGGTTCACCGGGGCCGACGAGCTGCTGGCCATGGAGGTCGTCCGCGAGGGCATGGACGAGCTGGACGTGCTGGTGGCGACCAACGGCGGCTACGCGAAGCGCACGCCGATCGGTGAATATCCGGTGCAGGGGCGCGGCGGCAAGGGTGTGCTGACCGCTAAGCTCACCGAGCGTCGGGGTGGTCTCGTCGGGGCGGTGGTGATCAGTCCTGACGACGAGCTGTTTGCTATAACCAGCAACGGTGGTGTTATCCGGACTCCGGTGAAGCCTGTACGCCGAACGCGCGATCGGAACACAATGGGGGTCAAGCTCATGGACCTTCCGGACGGCGTAACCATCGTGGCCATCGCTCGCAATGCCGACGAGCCCGACGAACAGGACTAGTTGATGACGGAGACACAGGCGAAGTCGGGGACTGCGGGGGCCTCGACGACCCCGGTCGAAGGCGAGTCCGCCGAAGGCGGCGCCGCGACCGGCCGCGCGGCGGTTGGCCGAGCGGCAGTCCCCGCGGACGCACCGTCGCCCAAGTTCACCCGGGCCCCGGGCATGGCACCGCCCCCGGACAAGCCCTCCGACAGCGACGGCAAGCCCGAGGCACCGGCCGCCGCCGGCGCCAAGTCCTCGCCCGGCGCGCCGCCCACGATCACGCGTCCGGGTGCGTCGGCCCGGCCGGCCGAGGCGCCTGGTCGGCCCACCGAGGCGACGGCCACGATGACCCGTCCGGGTGCCGCTCCCGGCCCGGCGCCGGCCGGTGGCCCCGGCCAGGCCGCTTCCGGCCAGGCGTCCGCGGTGGGCGCCGCCCGGGTGACCGAGGCGGTCCGCACGGCCCGTTCGACGGTCGCCGGTGGCGCCGCGCGCGGCCCCCGGCGGGCCCGGCTCAACGTCAAGCGGATCGACCCGTGGTCGGTGTTCAAGTTCTCGTTCGCCGTCTCCCTGGTGCTCTTCATCGTCGTCATCGTGGCGACGTCGGTGCTCTACCTGGCGCTCGACGCGATGGGCGTCTTCGAGAAGGTCAACACCAGCCTGGGTGACCTGATCAGCGCCAGTGGCGGCAACGAGGGCAGCACCTTCAAGATCACGGCCAAGGGCGTGATCGGCACGTCGGCGCTGATCGGCGTCGTCAACGTCGTGCTCTTCACCGCGCTGGCCACCCTCGGCGCGTTCATCTACAACGTCTGCGCCGACCTGGTCGGCGGCGTCGAGCTGACCCTCGCCGAGCGCGACTGACGTTCTCCTTCGTGGTGATACCGGTGTGGCGCCCAGCGCCATGCCGGTATCCAAGTTGGGGGAAGCGGAGCGGGTACGGTAACCTTGCCCGGTCGCACGGGGCTATAGCTCAGTCGGTTAGAGCGCAGAGCTGATAACTCTGAGGTCGCTGGTTCGATTCCAGCTAGCCCCACTTCAGACGGTCCGGAAGCCTTGAGAGCGCGAGGGGTCGACCCCAGATGTTGAAGAAGCTCCTGATCATCGTCGGTGTCGTGGGCGTCGCCGCCCTGGTGGCCAAGAAGGTCAAGGAGTCCAGCGACGAGCGGGCTCTCTGGCACGAGGCGACCACCGCTCCCGACCTCCGATAATCCCAACCGGCGGCTCCACCCGCCGTCGGGGCCGTAGCTCAACTGGCAGAGCACTGCCTTTGCAAGGCAGGGGTTAGGGGTTCAAGTCCCCTCGGCTCCACCACATCGAAGCCGAAGAGACGAGCGTGGCTCGGCGAAGCCCTCGGTACGCTGCGGCCGTGAGTTATGACCTCATGTTCCTCCGCCGGCAGCCCGGGCAGGGATGGGAAGAGGCGCTGGAAGCCGCCGAGGACTATCAGGACTTCGGCGCCGGGCCGGACGACGAGATCTGGCAGCGGGTGCTCAACCGCGCGAAGCTGCTGCTCGGTGAGGTGTCGACCTGGCTGACCGACGACGCCGGCGAGATCATCCATGAGCGCACCGGGATCCAACTCACCCTCTATGCGGACTCCGCCGAGATGAGCGTCCCCTACGGCGACACCGGCGACGCCGCCACCGCTGTGCTGCGGACGATGTTCCTGCTCGGCCAGGTGGTCGAGGAGGAGACCGGGCTGGAGGGCTTCGACCCGCAGGTCGACATGCCGATCCGCGAAGCCGCCGCCAACCTCGACCTGGGCGCGGCCTCGTTCGAGATGGTCGCCCGCATGCTGAGCCGGCCCGGCGGCGCTACGGCGTCGTGACGTTCCAGCGCTTCGCGAGCTGACGGCGGCCCTCGTCGGTGATGCGCAGCGCCCGATGGCCCGGTGCGCGCCGCACGAACCAACCCTCGGCCAGAGCGTGGCCGCACACCGCGGCGCCCAGCGCGCCGGCGAGGTGTGGGCGGCGTTCGGTGAAGTCCAGGCAGGAGCGGGCGAACGCGCGCCGCGACGCCCGCGCGGCGGACACGTCGACGCCCGCGTCGGCCAGTGCCTCCGCGCCGGCCGGCGTCAGTGTGAACCCGTCACCGCCGGCGACCAGGATCGACTCGGCCACGAACGCGTCGACCAGGGCGACCGCGATGATCCCGGCGAGGTGGTCGTAGCAGGTGCGGGCCAGGGTCATCGCCTCGTCCGTGCGTGACTGGCGCAGCGAGCGGATCGGCCGGGGCGGGCTGATCGCGCCCAACGCCTCCAGGGCGTGCGCGACGTCGGGCGACGCGAGCCGGAAGTAGCGGTGCCGGCCGCTGTGGGTGACCTCGACCAGGCCCCCGTCGACCAGTTGGGCGAGGTGGCCGCTGGCCGTCGAGGCCCGTACGCCGCCGGCGCGGGCCAGCTCGCCGGCCGCCAGCGCCTGCCCGGACAGCAGCGCGTCGAGCATCGCGGCCCGGGCCGGCTCGGCGATGAGCCGGGCGGCGGCGGCCAGGTCGACGTCGGTGGTCATCGCTCCACGGTAGGCCTGGGACAGTTCGGCGCCGACCGAAGCGTCCCGCACCTAGCGTCAGGCCCATGATCACTGAGCTGATTCCCACCGCCGTCGGCGAGGTGCTGGACCGGGCCGCCGGCTGGCTGGGCTGGGACGGACGCCCGGTCAGCCGCGACGGCAACGCCTGGACGCCGCACAAGGCGATGCGCCGCGTCGCCGACCACCTGCTCGACCACCTCGCCGAGATCGACTGCCGGCTGGCCGGGCTGCCGACGATCCCCGACGAGTGGCACGGCCGGCGGGTGACCACGCACGCCGACTTCGCGCCGTTCACCGAGGTCGACCTCGACGAGGCCCGGAGCCGGCTGACCCGGCTGGCCGCCTGCTACCGCGCCCGGCTCGAACGGCTCGACCCCGAGACCCTGGACCACGAGCCCGCGGACGGCGCGTGGTCGATCCGCAAGGTGGTCGAGCACGTCGCGAACGTCACCTACTACGCCCGGATGCTCGACCCGGCCTGAGGGGCGCCGCCCGACGAACCACGCCTGTGCCCTCGGGCCGGATCGTCCGTTCGGGTGGCGCTAGTCGCTCGGTGCCTCGGACGGGCCCGAACCGGGCGGGTCGGGCGTCGGGGTGGGCGCGGTCGACGGCTCGTCCGGCGTCGGCTCGGCGGGCGTGGATGTCGCCGGCTGGGTCGTGCGCGGCGTCGGCGAGGGCGACCGGCTCGGCGACCGCGAGGGCCGCGGCGACTCGCTCTCCCGTGGAGTCGGCGAGGTCGAGTGGCTCGGAGGCGGGTCCTTCTCCTGCTGCCTCGACGTGTCCGGGCGCGACTCGCCCCGAGCGACCTGGGGCTCGGGACGCAGCAGCAGGTAGCCGGCGAACGCGAGCAGGAACACCAGCGCCAGCACGATCGTGGAGAGGCGGACCTTGCCCAGGTGGCGGCTCATGAGGCGGCCATCGGCTCGGCGGTGTCGACCGCGGCGGCGACGCGTACGCCCTCGTGCTGGAAGGCGATCGCCACCCGCGACCGCAGCTCACGCCCCACGTCGAACTGCTTCCCCGGCAGCGTGCGGGCCACGATCCTCAGGTGCACCGAGTCGACCTCGAGGCTCTGCACGCCGAGCACCGTCGGCGCGTCGAGCAGCAGGCCGCCCAGGTTCGGGTCCTCGACGGCCGCGGCCGTGACCTCCTGGAGGATCTCCCGGGCCCGGGTCAGGTCGACGCTGACCGGCACCGGCACGTCGATCACCGCCCGCGCCCAGTCGCGCGACATGTTGATGACCTGCACGATCTGGCCGTTGGGCACGATCACCACCTCGCCCTGCAGCGTACGCAGGCGGGTGATCCGCAGGGTGACCTCTTCGACCGTGCCGGTCACGCCGCCCTCGGAGCCCAGCGTGCCGATGCGGATGGTGTCGCCGAAGCCGTACTGCCGCTCGAAGATGATGAACGTGCCGGCCAGGATGTCCTGAACGATGCGCTGCGCGCCGAAGCCGAGCGCCACACCGAGCACCGCCGCGGGCGCCACCAGGCCGGTGACCGGGATGCCGAGCTGCTGGATGACGAGCACGGCCGCGATCGAGTAGATCAGCACGATGACCACCCAGGTCAGCCCCTGGGTGACGACGTGGCGGTGCTTGGCGCCCTCGTCGGCGATCTGGTCGGCGCTGGTCGGCTTGGCGTCGATCCGCCGGTAGATGCGACCGCTGACCCACCGCGTCAGCCGCGACAGCAGGATCGCGCCGGTGACGAACAGGACGATCAAGAGACCGCTGCTGCGGAGCCAGTCGGTCAGATCGTCCACCGGAGCCATCGCCACCACCATGGCGACCAATCCTGACATGGGCGCCCGACGACCGCACCAAGCTCAGTCGGCGGACGTAAGAAGCATCACGACAAACGGACGTGCGGACGGCGGCGCAGGCGCACACCGAACGCGACGGTCACGACCACGAGCAGTAAGGACGCGGTGACGGCGCCGTGCAGCAGGCCGCGGTCGAAGTAGCCGGCCGACGTGTGGTCGATCGCGTAGGTGCCGATCTCGCGACTGAACCAGAACGGCAGCAGCCGGGCCGCGTTGCCGGCCGGGTCGAGGATCATCTGCAGGCCCACGATGGTCAGCAGGATCAGCATGCCCTCGAGGTCGCGGGGGAGCAGGGCGCTCAGCGCCAGGCCGAGCAGTGGCGCGACCAGCACGCCGAGCAGCATGATGACCGCGATCGCGCCATAGCGCACGTTGTGCTGGTCGAAGCGGATCAGCAGGAAGTACGGCGTGGAGAGCGCGAGACCGAGCGTCCACAGCGCGACCAGCCGGCCGAGGAAAAGGTGGTGCGTGCGGTAGCCGGAGAGCCGCAGCCGGGGCTCGAGCGACCGGGCCGCCGAGCCGACGAACAGCGCCGCGGTGGCCAGCACCCAGCTCAGCCCGAGGCAGACGAACCGGATCGACTGTCCGAGGTGGTCGCCGCGCCGCGCGAGATAGAAGGCCAGGGGCAGGATCAGCAGCAGCACGAGCACGCCGCGTCGGCGGGCCGTCTCGCGCAGGGTCATCTCGGCGATCGTCAGGGTGCGGTTCATGCCGCCACCCCCGCGCGGCCCGCGGACAGGTCGAGCACCACGTCGACCCGGTCGAGCTGGTTGAGCAGGTGGGTGACCACGACGACGGCCCGGCCCGCGTCGCGCCAGCGCCACACCTCGTGCCAGAAGTCGAGATAGGTGCCCCGGTCGAAGCCCTGATAGGGCTCGTCGAGCAGCAGCACGTCCGGGTCGCCGAGGTCGGCCAGCACCAGGTTGAGCTTCTGCCGGGTGCCGCCGGACAGGTGCCGGGCTTGCTCGCCGCCCGGCGTCCAGTCGAGCGCGGCGGCCTGCCGGGCGCCGGACCGGGCCGCCTCGCCCCGCTGCAGACCACGCCCGGTGCCGATCAGCGCGAAGTGCTCGCCGGCGGTCAGGAAGTCCGCGGTGCCGCCGGCCTGCGGGCAGTAGCCGACCCTGCCGTGCAGCTCGACGTGGCCGCGGTCGGCGCCGACCAGGCCGGCGCAGATCCGCAGGAACGTCGACTTGCCAGAGCCGTTGGCGCCGACCACCGCGGCGACCTGGCCCGCGTGCAGGGTCAGCGAGACGCCGGAGAGCACCGTGCGCCGCCCGTAGCGCTTCACGATGTCGACTGCCCGGAGCCGCACGGGCCCGACCGCCGCCCGCCCGCGCGCCGGCGCGGTGGCCGTCGCCGGGCCGCCGACGCTGTCCGCGACGGCGGCGGCGTACGCCTGTGGTGGTCCGAACGCCCGCAGTGGTGGCTCGCCGCTGTCCCGCAGGTGCGCGGCCGCCTCGGCCACCACGTGCCCGGCCAGGTCGGGCCCGATGCCGTGGCGCCGGAGCTCGTCGGTGAGCGCGGCCAGCCAGATCTCGTGTCTCACCGGGCCGTCCTTTCGTGGAGTATCCCGCCGACCCCGCCCGCGAACGCCGACCACTGCGCGGTGGCCTCCGCGAGAACCGCGAGGCCCGCGGCGCTGATCTGGTAGTACTTGCGGGCCGGGCCGCCGCCGCCCTCGCGCCAGTAGACGCTGACCAGGCCGGAGCGCTGCAGCCGCAGCAGCACGGGATAGAGCGTGCCGCCCTGGATCGTGCCGAGCCCGGCGGTCTGCAGCGACTGCGCCAGCTCGTAGCCGTAGGAATCGCCGCGCGCGAGCAGCCCGAGCACGCACAGGTCGAGCACGCCCCGCAACCACTGCGCCCGGCGATCCTGATCCACGGTGGAGCACGCTAGCACGGCTATCTAGATAGCGGAACCATCTAGTTAGGGCGCGGCCAGCGCGGCGGTCGGGGCCAGCCGGGCCGCCCGTACCGCGGGATAGAGCCCCGCCACCGCGCCGATGAGCACCGTGGCACCGAGCGCACCCAGCGACGCCCACGCCGGCACGACCGCGGGCCAACCCTGGGTCACGGCGTACGCCGTCGTCACACCGATGCCCAGCAGCACGCCCCCGACCCCGCCGAGCGCGCACAGCAACAGCGACTCGGCGAAGAACTGCGCCCGGATCTGCCCCCGGGTGGCGCCGAGCGAGCGGCGCAACCCGATCTCTCCCCGCCGCTCGAGCACCGAGATGACCATCGTGTTGGCCACCCCGACGCCACCGACCAGCAGCGCGACCGCGCCGAGGCCGAGCAGCAGCCCGGTGAACGCGTCGTCGGCGGCCCGCCCGGCGGCCAGCGCGTCCGACGGCCGCGACACCTGCACCTCGCTCGGCGCCTCCGGGTTGGCCGTGTTGGCCAGCACGGCGGCCACCGCCTCCACCGCGGCCTCGTCGGCCCGGGTGTAGATGGTGGTCGCATGCCCGTCGAAGCCGAGGTAGTCGGCCGCGGCCGTCCAGCCGACCAGGGCCGACGAGTCGAGCTCCGGCGCCAGGGGCACCGGGCCGAGCACGCCGACCACGGTGAACCAGGCTTCGCCCAGCCACACCGGTTGCCCGACCACCGCGCCCAGCCGGTCGGCGGCCACCCCACCCAGCACCGCCGTCGGGTAGCGCGCGGTCGCCTCGTTGAGCCAGACCCCGCGAGCCACCGTGGCGCCCACCGTCCCGGGCAGGTCCAGATAGCTGGCGACCACCGCGATGCTGCCGTTCTCGGCCGCCGGCATCCGGTCTGTGCGATAGACCTTGGCGTCGACCCGGCCGGTGGCGCTGACCGAGGTCACCGGCCCGATCCGGCCGACCATCGCGACGGCCTCGGTGGGCAGTGTGGCGGGTTCGTCGGCGAACAGCTTGCTGCCCGGTCCGACCGTGAGCAGGTTGGTGCCCAGCCGGTCGAGGGTCCGGTGCAGCTCGGCCCGGCTCGACGCCGACACTCCGACGACCGCGGTCATGGCGGCGATGCCGATCGCGATGCCGAGCGCGGCCAGCACCGCCCGCAGCGGGCGGGAACGCAGGCCGGCGGCGCCGAGGCGGGCGAGGTCCGTGAAGCGCAGGCGGGTCACCCGGCCACCTCCGTCAGGCGGCCGTCGCGGATCTCGACCCGGCGGGGCAGCTGGGCCGCGATCTCCCGGTCGTGGGTGATCACGATGACGGTCGTACCGGTCGCGTGCAGCCGGCGCAGCAGGTCGAGCACCGCCGCGCCGGAGGCCGAGTCGAGGTTGCCGGTCGGTTCGTCGGCGAGCAGCAGCGCGGGCCGGCCGACCACGGCACGGGCGATCGCCACCCGCTGCCGCTCGCCGCCGGAGAGCTCGTGCGGTCGGTGCCGCATCCGGTGCGCCAGCCCGACCGTGGTCAGCGCCTCCCGGGCCCGCTCCAGCCGCTCGGCACGGCGGACACCGGCGTAGAGCAGGCCGTCGGCGACCGCGTCCAGCGCCGGCACACCGGGCGCCAGATGGAACTGTTGGAAGACGAAACCGATCCGGCTGGCCCGCAGCGCGCTGAGCCGGCGGTCGGAGAGCGTGGCGACGTCGTGCCCGGCGATCTCGACCGTGCCGGAGGTGGGTGTGTCGAGCGTGCCGACCAGGTGCAGGACGGTCGACTTGCCGGAGCCGGACGGTCCGACGACGGCGACCAGCTCACCCTCGCCCACCGACAGCGAGATGCCGTCGACCGCGACCACGCCGCCCGGGTACTCCTTGCGCACGTCGCGCAGCGCCACCAGGGTCATGACGGCATCCCCACGGTCATGCCCTCGGTCAGGCCCGTGCCGCTGACCTCGACCCGACCGCCAGCGAACAGGCCGGTGTCGACCGCCAGGAACCGGCCGGCGCCGCCGTCGAGGACCTGCACGCCGTAGCCACCCTCGGCCAGCGCGACCAGGGCGGCGACCGGCACGGTGAGCACGTCGGCCCGGCTTTCGGCGGTGAGTGCGAGGTCGACCGGCGCCTCCCGCAGATCCCCGAGCGCCTTCTGGTCGGCGACGGTGACGGTGACCTGGACCGTCGGGTCGCCGTCCGGCTCGGCGGCCGTCGCGACCGCGCCGACCGTCGCCACCTTTCCCCGGGCCGTCTTCCCGTCCGGCAGTTCGACGGTCGCCGCCGCGCCGGCCACCGCGAGGTCCCGGTCGCCGACCGGCAGGTCGATGGTGACGAGCCGGGTGGTGCCGGTGTAGCTGAGCACCGTGCCGCCGGCCGGTGCGCCGACCTCGGTGGCATGGCTCGCGATCCGGATCGGGCCGGCCGCGTAGGCCACGTCCGTGACCGTGCCGGTCTCGTCGACGCCGAGGTCGTCCTGCCACTCGCGGACCGCGTCGGCCGTGGCTCCGGTGTAGTCGTCGTCGACCGTGAAACCGTCGTAGCCGAGGGCGGCCAGGTTCTGTTCGAACTGCCGCACGTCCGGGCCCGCTACGCCCGGTGCCAGCGGCCGCCAGAGGGGCAGCGGGCCGTAGAGCAGCACGACTGGGGCGCCGTCGGACCGGTAGATCGGCTTGCCCCGCGACACCGTCGCCCCTTCGGCGGCCAGCCAGGTCACCATGCCGCCGCCGCCGCGCAGCGCGACCGGTTCGCCGTAGCCCAGTTGGCCGTCGAACTCCTCCGTGGCGACCAGCGTTTCCCGGGTCACCGGCGCGCTGGTGGGCGGCAGGTCGCCGGCGTGCGCCGTACTCCCGTCGTCGCCGCCGAAACCGACCGCCGCGGCGACCGCGGCCCCGGCGGCGACCACCGCGATGCCGGCCGCGACGACCGCCCGCCTCACTTGCCACCCGCCGGCCGGCTGCTGGGGGTGGGCAGCACGTCGCGGCACTTCTCCAGCGCGGCCAGCACGTCGTCGTCGTGCTTGTCGAGGATGTACTCGCGGACCGTCGCGCCCGCCGGATCCGGGTCCGGGAAGTCCGGCACCCCGTTGGCCCGCATGCACACCGCCAGCTCGCGCTGCTTCTCGAGCTGGTCCGGGTTGAGCTTGACGTCCTTGCCACCGCCGGGCATGAACTCGCGGCACGCGTCGACGGCGTCGAGCACCTTGTCCTTGTCGAGCTTGTCCAGTTCGATGCCGGTCTTGGCGCCGGGCTGCGGGTCGGGCATGTCGACGCCGTTGTCGCGCATGCAGGCGGCGAACGCGCGACCGCGCTCCTCGTCGCTCGCGGCGGCGCCGGCGCTCGCGGTCGGCGTGGCCCCGCCGGCGGTGGCCACCCCGGGAGTCGTCTTCCCGCTGTCACAGGCGGCCAGGCCCAGACCCAGGACCAGCAGCAGGGGTACGACGGCACGTCTCATCGGCTCCTCCTCAGGAGTGCGTTCGCTGGGTGCAGCACGCAGTCCAGCGGCCCGGGGATAAGGCCGGCATCAAGGCGGCGCGAACGCTTATGGCGGCTTTATCCGCTGGTCGGCGACCATGGCGGGGTGCGAGTGCTGGTGGTGGAGGACGAGCGGTTGCTGGCCGACGCGGTCGGTGAAGGGCTGCGGCGCGAGGCGCTGGCGGTCGACGTGGTGTACGACGGGGACGCGGCGCTCGAACGCCTCGGCGTCAACGAGTACGACGTGCTGGTGCTCGACCGGGACCTGCCGGTCGTCCACGGCGACGACGTCTGCCGGGCGGTCGTGGCCTCCGGCGCTCACACGCGGGTGCTGATGCTGACCGCCGCCGTCGACGTCGCCGACCGGGTGGCCGGGCTCGGGTTGGGCGCCGACGACTACCTGCCGAAGCCGTTCGCGTTCGCGGAGCTCGTGGCCCGGGTGCGGGCGCTCGGCCGGCGGGCCCGACCGGCCGCGCCGCCGCTGCTGTGCCGGGCCGGCCTGGAGCTGGACCCTGGCCGCCGCGCGGTGACCCGGGACGGGCGGTCGCTGGCGTTGTCCCGCAAGGAGTTCGCGGTGCTGGAGGAGCTGCTGCGGGCCGACGGCGCCGTGGTCA
Protein-coding regions in this window:
- a CDS encoding response regulator transcription factor: MRVLVVEDERLLADAVGEGLRREALAVDVVYDGDAALERLGVNEYDVLVLDRDLPVVHGDDVCRAVVASGAHTRVLMLTAAVDVADRVAGLGLGADDYLPKPFAFAELVARVRALGRRARPAAPPLLCRAGLELDPGRRAVTRDGRSLALSRKEFAVLEELLRADGAVVSAEQLLERAWDEHIDPFTNVLRVTVMTLRRKLGEPQVVLTVPGVGYQIR
- a CDS encoding peptidoglycan-binding domain-containing protein, producing the protein MRRAVVAAGIAVVAAGAAVAAAVGFGGDDGSTAHAGDLPPTSAPVTRETLVATEEFDGQLGYGEPVALRGGGGMVTWLAAEGATVSRGKPIYRSDGAPVVLLYGPLPLWRPLAPGVAGPDVRQFEQNLAALGYDGFTVDDDYTGATADAVREWQDDLGVDETGTVTDVAYAAGPIRIASHATEVGAPAGGTVLSYTGTTRLVTIDLPVGDRDLAVAGAAATVELPDGKTARGKVATVGAVATAAEPDGDPTVQVTVTVADQKALGDLREAPVDLALTAESRADVLTVPVAALVALAEGGYGVQVLDGGAGRFLAVDTGLFAGGRVEVSGTGLTEGMTVGMPS